TTCTGTCTATGAAGTATAGGACCAGACCTTCACTGTAAAGCAATAATTATATCCTTATCCTATCAAAAAATGGTATGAAGCATGATAATAGAATTTTTAAACTTGTTGGTTAATATATCAAGGTTAATTCTAGATTTTCGTCGTAAGAAAAGGCGAAAAGACCGCTCTCTTCGCTAAAAGGCACGGTCTTTCAATAGGTTAAGCCTTCCGTTTTTCAACGGACTATAAATTGTACTTATATCCCGTAGGTGTTAGAGCACCTGCGGGATTTCTTTATTATTATGATCAATATCTTACTTTTATTATACATTTCTATACGTTACGTGGCAATATTTATCAACAAAGTTCTTTCCTGAAATTAATGTTTACAGGATTTTACATGCGTAAAAAATAGACTATCAAAAACAGGTGATTGTCCATGTCAATCAGGACCAGTAAAACATAAGATATTAAAAGGAGGTGATAATAATAGATCCTATATTAATCATAGATTCTGGACATGGAGGAAAAGATCCTGGTGGAGGAACGAATCACCTGTGGAAGGAAAAAGATTTCGCATTACAAATTTCGCTATACCAATATGATCGATTCAGGCAGTTGGATATTCCTGTCACCTTAACTCGAAATGAAGATGTATTCATCAGTTCTGTAAATCGTGCTAGAATGGTACGTGAATCAGGTGCACAGTATTGTTTCAGTAACCATATTAATGCAGGGGGTGGGGATGGAGTTGAAACAATTCATTCTATTCACGCAGATCCTACTCTGGCAACAAAGTTAGCGCAAGGAATCGTTGATGAAGGACAAAACCTTCGTAGAGTTTTTTCAAGAAGATTACCTACAGACCCAAAAAAAGATTATTATTTTATGCATCGAGAAACTGGAAGTGTTAGTACTACGATTATTGAGTATGGTTTTGCAGATAGTAAACTAGATGATGTTGAACAGCTCCAAACCTTTTGGAAGGATTATGCTGAAGCGGTAGTTAAAACTTTTACTACCTTTATTGGTCGTGAATATAAATCTCCTAATCAAGAACTGCCCAAGGTACAAAGAAAAGTAAATGGTCTTTTAAATGGGGAAAGGGTTACAATAGATTCTTATTTAATTAAAAATACAACTTATGTACCCCTTCGTTTTATTGGGGAGT
The window above is part of the Chengkuizengella sp. SCS-71B genome. Proteins encoded here:
- a CDS encoding N-acetylmuramoyl-L-alanine amidase; protein product: MIIIDPILIIDSGHGGKDPGGGTNHLWKEKDFALQISLYQYDRFRQLDIPVTLTRNEDVFISSVNRARMVRESGAQYCFSNHINAGGGDGVETIHSIHADPTLATKLAQGIVDEGQNLRRVFSRRLPTDPKKDYYFMHRETGSVSTTIIEYGFADSKLDDVEQLQTFWKDYAEAVVKTFTTFIGREYKSPNQELPKVQRKVNGLLNGERVTIDSYLIKNTTYVPLRFIGESLDAKVVWDAQRNEYNIVTKK